One Octopus sinensis linkage group LG20, ASM634580v1, whole genome shotgun sequence DNA window includes the following coding sequences:
- the LOC115222565 gene encoding SWI/SNF-related matrix-associated actin-dependent regulator of chromatin subfamily B member 1 isoform X2 encodes MAAHTATKTFGEKPKSFQLDDGGEYYYIGSEVGNYLRLFRGSLYKKYPSMWRRLVTVEERKKIAAMGFGQHTLATNITLLKAPEVDEIFEGNDDKYKAVSLSSDPFPTRENKSKRNNWVPALPSSSHHLDAVPCSTPINRNRLGKNKMRTFPLCFDDTDPSQIHENASTAEVLIPIRLDMEFDGQKLRDCFTWNKNEALISPEQFAEILCDDLDLNPLNFVPAIAQAIRQQIEAYPLDNLLEEQADQRVILKLNIHVGNISLVDQFEWDMSEVDNSPEEFAIKLCAELGLGGEFVTAIAYSIRGQLSWHQRTYAFSEAPLPTVEVAIRNQNEADQWCPFLETLTDAEMEKKIRDQDRNTRRMRRLANTAPSW; translated from the exons ATGGCCGCTCACACAGCAACAAAGACTTTCGGTGAGAAACCCAAATCATTCCAACTTGATGATGGAGGAGAATATTATTATATTGGCTCAGAG gttgGGAACTATCTTCGACTGTTTCGAGGTTCACTTTACAAGAAATATCCTTCCATGTGGCGCCGGCTGGTTACtgtggaagaaaggaaaaagatagCAGCAAtgg gTTTTGGGCAACATACTCTTGCAACTAACATCACTTTGTTGAAAGCTCCAGAAGTAGATGAAATTTTTGAAGGAAATGATGACAAGTATAAAGCAGTATCTCTTTCCAGTGATCCCTTTCCCACGAG AGAAAACAAATCCAAGCGAAACAATTGGGTACCTGCTCTCCCTAGTAGTTCACATCATTTAGATGCTGTACCATGTTCCACACCTATCAATCGCAATCGGCTTGGAAAGAATAAAATGAGAACATTTCCATTATG TTTTGATGACACAGATCCCTCACAAATACACGAAAACGCTTCTACTGCTGAAGTGTTAATTCCAATCCGTTTAGACATGGAGTTTGATGGTCAAAAGTTACGAGATTGTTTCACTTGGAATAAAAACG AAGCCCTTATATCACCTGAACAGTTTGCAGAAATATTGTGTGATGATTTGGACCTTAACCCACTCAACTTTGTTCCAGCTATTGCTCAGGCAATTCGGCAACAAATTGAAGCTTATCCGTTAGATAACCTTCTTGAAGAACAGGCAGATCAACGAGTTATTTTAAag TTAAACATTCATGTTGGTAACATCTCCTTGGTGGACCAGTTTGAATGGGACATGTCAGAGGTTGATAACAGCCCTGAAGAATTTGCTATAAAACTTTGTGCAGAGTTGG GTCTCGGTGGCGAATTTGTGACAGCTATTGCATATAGCATTCGAGGACAACTGAGTTGGCATCAAAGAACATATGCATTTAG TGAGGCACCTCTGCCCACAGTGGAAGTCGCTATTCGCAACCAAAACGAAGCTGATCAATGGTGTCCGTTCCTGGAGACGCTCACTGATgcagaaatggagaagaaaataaGGGATCAGGATCGTAATACCAG GAGAATGCGGCGACTTGCAAACACTGCACCATCCTGGTGA
- the LOC115222565 gene encoding SWI/SNF-related matrix-associated actin-dependent regulator of chromatin subfamily B member 1 isoform X3 translates to MAAHTATKTFGEKPKSFQLDDGGEYYYIGSEVGNYLRLFRGSLYKKYPSMWRRLVTVEERKKIAAMGFGQHTLATNITLLKAPEVDEIFEGNDDKENKSKRNNWVPALPSSSHHLDAVPCSTPINRNRLGKNKMRTFPLCFDDTDPSQIHENASTAEVLIPIRLDMEFDGQKLRDCFTWNKNEALISPEQFAEILCDDLDLNPLNFVPAIAQAIRQQIEAYPLDNLLEEQADQRVILKLNIHVGNISLVDQFEWDMSEVDNSPEEFAIKLCAELGLGGEFVTAIAYSIRGQLSWHQRTYAFSRQSVSFSEAPLPTVEVAIRNQNEADQWCPFLETLTDAEMEKKIRDQDRNTRRMRRLANTAPSW, encoded by the exons ATGGCCGCTCACACAGCAACAAAGACTTTCGGTGAGAAACCCAAATCATTCCAACTTGATGATGGAGGAGAATATTATTATATTGGCTCAGAG gttgGGAACTATCTTCGACTGTTTCGAGGTTCACTTTACAAGAAATATCCTTCCATGTGGCGCCGGCTGGTTACtgtggaagaaaggaaaaagatagCAGCAAtgg gTTTTGGGCAACATACTCTTGCAACTAACATCACTTTGTTGAAAGCTCCAGAAGTAGATGAAATTTTTGAAGGAAATGATGACAA AGAAAACAAATCCAAGCGAAACAATTGGGTACCTGCTCTCCCTAGTAGTTCACATCATTTAGATGCTGTACCATGTTCCACACCTATCAATCGCAATCGGCTTGGAAAGAATAAAATGAGAACATTTCCATTATG TTTTGATGACACAGATCCCTCACAAATACACGAAAACGCTTCTACTGCTGAAGTGTTAATTCCAATCCGTTTAGACATGGAGTTTGATGGTCAAAAGTTACGAGATTGTTTCACTTGGAATAAAAACG AAGCCCTTATATCACCTGAACAGTTTGCAGAAATATTGTGTGATGATTTGGACCTTAACCCACTCAACTTTGTTCCAGCTATTGCTCAGGCAATTCGGCAACAAATTGAAGCTTATCCGTTAGATAACCTTCTTGAAGAACAGGCAGATCAACGAGTTATTTTAAag TTAAACATTCATGTTGGTAACATCTCCTTGGTGGACCAGTTTGAATGGGACATGTCAGAGGTTGATAACAGCCCTGAAGAATTTGCTATAAAACTTTGTGCAGAGTTGG GTCTCGGTGGCGAATTTGTGACAGCTATTGCATATAGCATTCGAGGACAACTGAGTTGGCATCAAAGAACATATGCATTTAG CCGTCAGTCTGTGTCTTTCAGTGAGGCACCTCTGCCCACAGTGGAAGTCGCTATTCGCAACCAAAACGAAGCTGATCAATGGTGTCCGTTCCTGGAGACGCTCACTGATgcagaaatggagaagaaaataaGGGATCAGGATCGTAATACCAG GAGAATGCGGCGACTTGCAAACACTGCACCATCCTGGTGA
- the LOC115222565 gene encoding SWI/SNF-related matrix-associated actin-dependent regulator of chromatin subfamily B member 1 isoform X1 — protein MAAHTATKTFGEKPKSFQLDDGGEYYYIGSEVGNYLRLFRGSLYKKYPSMWRRLVTVEERKKIAAMGFGQHTLATNITLLKAPEVDEIFEGNDDKYKAVSLSSDPFPTRENKSKRNNWVPALPSSSHHLDAVPCSTPINRNRLGKNKMRTFPLCFDDTDPSQIHENASTAEVLIPIRLDMEFDGQKLRDCFTWNKNEALISPEQFAEILCDDLDLNPLNFVPAIAQAIRQQIEAYPLDNLLEEQADQRVILKLNIHVGNISLVDQFEWDMSEVDNSPEEFAIKLCAELGLGGEFVTAIAYSIRGQLSWHQRTYAFSRQSVSFSEAPLPTVEVAIRNQNEADQWCPFLETLTDAEMEKKIRDQDRNTRRMRRLANTAPSW, from the exons ATGGCCGCTCACACAGCAACAAAGACTTTCGGTGAGAAACCCAAATCATTCCAACTTGATGATGGAGGAGAATATTATTATATTGGCTCAGAG gttgGGAACTATCTTCGACTGTTTCGAGGTTCACTTTACAAGAAATATCCTTCCATGTGGCGCCGGCTGGTTACtgtggaagaaaggaaaaagatagCAGCAAtgg gTTTTGGGCAACATACTCTTGCAACTAACATCACTTTGTTGAAAGCTCCAGAAGTAGATGAAATTTTTGAAGGAAATGATGACAAGTATAAAGCAGTATCTCTTTCCAGTGATCCCTTTCCCACGAG AGAAAACAAATCCAAGCGAAACAATTGGGTACCTGCTCTCCCTAGTAGTTCACATCATTTAGATGCTGTACCATGTTCCACACCTATCAATCGCAATCGGCTTGGAAAGAATAAAATGAGAACATTTCCATTATG TTTTGATGACACAGATCCCTCACAAATACACGAAAACGCTTCTACTGCTGAAGTGTTAATTCCAATCCGTTTAGACATGGAGTTTGATGGTCAAAAGTTACGAGATTGTTTCACTTGGAATAAAAACG AAGCCCTTATATCACCTGAACAGTTTGCAGAAATATTGTGTGATGATTTGGACCTTAACCCACTCAACTTTGTTCCAGCTATTGCTCAGGCAATTCGGCAACAAATTGAAGCTTATCCGTTAGATAACCTTCTTGAAGAACAGGCAGATCAACGAGTTATTTTAAag TTAAACATTCATGTTGGTAACATCTCCTTGGTGGACCAGTTTGAATGGGACATGTCAGAGGTTGATAACAGCCCTGAAGAATTTGCTATAAAACTTTGTGCAGAGTTGG GTCTCGGTGGCGAATTTGTGACAGCTATTGCATATAGCATTCGAGGACAACTGAGTTGGCATCAAAGAACATATGCATTTAG CCGTCAGTCTGTGTCTTTCAGTGAGGCACCTCTGCCCACAGTGGAAGTCGCTATTCGCAACCAAAACGAAGCTGATCAATGGTGTCCGTTCCTGGAGACGCTCACTGATgcagaaatggagaagaaaataaGGGATCAGGATCGTAATACCAG GAGAATGCGGCGACTTGCAAACACTGCACCATCCTGGTGA